A genomic stretch from Caloenas nicobarica isolate bCalNic1 chromosome 3, bCalNic1.hap1, whole genome shotgun sequence includes:
- the KRTCAP3 gene encoding keratinocyte-associated protein 3, with translation MAGGRGAAGPLAEPRRLMRCGLGLIVLGHGSLVLGAIVHGSVLRHVAGARRAVTPEYAAANVVSVGSGLLSIAVGIVAILVSHNLSRAALHWTLLSASLLNCLLSTACSVGLALAIALTMHSRGTHLVRGCNSAALPADARMAIATNDCPFNTTRIYDTALALWFPSLLLAVTEAVLSGRCCLVALILRGIGPCARSYDKEQLVGPSTVQEAPRREMQQLLAGRADARV, from the exons ATGgccgggggccgcggggccgcggggccgctggCGGAGCCGCGGCGGCTGATGCGCTGCGGGCTGGGGCTGATCGTGCTGGGCCACGGCAGCCTGGTGCTGGGCGCCATCGTGCACGGCTCGGTGCTGCGACACGTGGCCGGCGCCCGCCGCGCCGTCACCCCCGAGTACGCGGCGGCCAACGTGGTGTCCGTGGGCTCCGGGCTGCTG AGCATCGCCGTGGGCATCGTCGCCATCCTGGTGTCGCACAACCTGTCCCGGGCAGCCCTG CACTGGACCCTGCTCAGCGCATCCCTGCTGAACTGCCTCCTGTCCACAGCGTGCAGCGTGGGCCTGGCGCTGGCCATCGCGCTCACCATGCACAGCCGCGGCACGCACCTCGTCAGGGGCTGCAACAGCGCGGCGCTGCCCGCAGACGCCCGCATGGCCATAGCGACCAACGACTGTCCTTTCAACACCACGCGCATCTAC gacacagccctggcGCTCTGGTTCCCCTCCTTGCTGCTGGCGGTCACCGAGGCTGTGCTGTCGGGCAGGTGCTGCTTGGTGGCCCTGATCTTGCGGGGCATCGGGCCCTGCGCACGCAGCTACGACAAAGAGCAG CTGGTCGGGCCAAGCACAGTGCAGGAGGCGCCACGGCGTGagatgcagcagctcctggccgGGCGTGCTGACGCTCGCGTCTAG